The following proteins are encoded in a genomic region of Rhizobium sp. ZPR4:
- a CDS encoding response regulator transcription factor, translated as MRILLLEDEPEMAAALSAALQARDAIVDHVSILADAEEAAINLPYDVILLDRQVPDGDGLSIVPKLRAAGVGTPVIILTARGDLDDRIGGLDTGADDYLVKPFAVEELLARLRAILRRPGDVRTEVVNFGRLSYDFGCHDILIDGERLELPRREVLVFEALVRRLGRTVPRHALEEAVYGFADDIQSNTLDAHISRLRRKLAAVEAGLEIHPVRGIGYLMRLTS; from the coding sequence TGCGGCGTTGAGTGCCGCGCTGCAGGCTCGTGACGCCATCGTCGATCATGTGTCGATCTTGGCTGATGCCGAAGAGGCTGCGATAAATCTGCCCTATGATGTCATTCTCCTCGACCGCCAGGTTCCGGACGGCGACGGCCTGTCGATTGTTCCGAAGCTGCGCGCGGCCGGTGTCGGCACGCCAGTGATCATATTGACGGCGCGCGGCGATCTCGACGATCGTATTGGCGGTCTCGATACCGGCGCCGACGATTATCTCGTCAAGCCTTTTGCCGTGGAGGAGTTGCTGGCGCGATTGCGCGCTATCTTGCGACGCCCGGGTGACGTGCGGACCGAGGTGGTGAATTTCGGCAGGCTATCTTATGATTTCGGCTGCCACGATATTTTGATCGACGGCGAACGGCTTGAGCTACCGCGTCGCGAAGTGCTGGTCTTCGAGGCGCTTGTGCGCCGGCTTGGCCGCACGGTGCCGCGCCATGCGCTGGAGGAGGCCGTTTACGGGTTTGCCGATGATATCCAGTCCAACACGCTGGATGCGCATATCTCCCGTCTTCGCCGCAAGCTTGCCGCCGTGGAGGCGGGCCTCGAAATTCACCCCGTTCGCGGCATCGGCTATCTGATGAGACTGACATCATGA
- a CDS encoding HAMP domain-containing sensor histidine kinase, whose product MSAGQPSLRWRLVSRLSFLQAIFLSLLAVLIVAALWATGSFISLQPEDETIDAISQSLVRDQNGALALKETPALAARRSNLPGLWFVVRDRSGAVVRDGSVPPAYAAIGGALDGIGQARFGSNLGGSTVPAARLQWVASPAGEVQVLTGMDGSVSTVRILGAMGIVFFSTLLPLLLVTAIATVIAAPLVVRRAFSSLDSVVARAKQIDINRQGTRLPIDDVPREILPLVEAVNDALSRLDEGYERQKRLFSHLAHEWRTPVAILQARLDGLPTGPLKERLFEDTVRLATLAEQFLDLQRLNHRFEPAPTNLVEIAQHVVSELAPLAIAANYEPCFIKDEEVVEVLGDRVAIERAVANLVQNAIQYGGRTGKIIVHVGRATGITVTDEGSGIPQEERARIFEPFHRLPGHGKGFGLGLNLVQEIARLHGGKVCVLDEPAGGAAFRLSFPTVG is encoded by the coding sequence ATGAGCGCAGGCCAGCCTTCGCTGCGATGGCGTCTCGTATCGCGTCTGTCGTTCCTGCAGGCGATTTTCCTGTCGCTGCTTGCGGTGCTCATCGTCGCCGCCCTCTGGGCGACCGGCAGTTTCATCTCGCTTCAGCCGGAAGACGAAACGATAGATGCCATCTCCCAGTCTCTTGTCCGTGATCAGAATGGCGCTCTTGCGCTGAAGGAGACGCCGGCGCTTGCGGCGCGGCGGAGCAATCTGCCCGGCCTTTGGTTTGTCGTACGGGATCGAAGCGGCGCCGTAGTCAGAGACGGGAGCGTGCCGCCGGCCTATGCGGCGATCGGCGGCGCACTTGACGGCATCGGACAGGCCCGCTTCGGCAGCAATCTCGGCGGCAGCACCGTGCCGGCCGCCCGGCTGCAATGGGTGGCGTCTCCGGCCGGCGAGGTACAGGTTCTGACGGGCATGGACGGCAGCGTATCGACCGTCCGCATCCTGGGTGCGATGGGCATTGTGTTCTTCAGCACCCTTCTGCCGCTGCTCCTCGTCACGGCGATTGCAACGGTGATTGCCGCGCCTCTCGTGGTTCGCCGCGCTTTTTCCTCGCTCGATTCCGTGGTTGCCCGCGCCAAGCAGATCGATATCAATCGCCAGGGTACGCGGCTTCCGATTGATGATGTCCCGCGCGAGATCCTGCCGCTTGTCGAAGCTGTCAACGATGCGCTGAGCCGACTGGACGAAGGCTATGAGCGGCAGAAGCGCCTTTTCTCCCATCTTGCCCATGAATGGCGAACCCCGGTCGCGATCCTGCAGGCACGTCTCGACGGCCTGCCGACAGGTCCTTTGAAGGAACGACTCTTCGAGGATACTGTGCGCCTTGCGACCCTTGCCGAGCAGTTCCTTGACCTACAGCGTCTCAATCATCGGTTCGAGCCGGCCCCGACCAATCTTGTCGAGATCGCGCAGCACGTCGTTTCGGAGCTGGCACCGCTCGCGATTGCCGCCAACTACGAGCCCTGCTTCATCAAGGACGAGGAGGTCGTGGAAGTTCTCGGTGATCGCGTGGCCATCGAGCGAGCCGTTGCCAATCTCGTGCAGAATGCGATCCAGTATGGCGGCCGCACCGGCAAGATAATTGTCCATGTCGGTCGTGCCACCGGCATCACTGTAACCGATGAAGGAAGCGGCATTCCGCAGGAGGAGCGGGCTCGCATCTTCGAGCCGTTTCATCGTCTCCCCGGACACGGCAAGGGGTTCGGTCTTGGGCTCAATCTCGTTCAGGAAATTGCCCGGCTTCACGGTGGAAAGGTTTGCGTCCTCGACGAACCGGCCGGTGGTGCAGCCTTCAGATTGAGCTTCCCGACGGTCGGATAA
- a CDS encoding methyltransferase domain-containing protein gives MVGAIAPSGTMLANLITSEVDPSAGPVLELGPGTGVFTQALLARGICERDITLIESAHGFASLLRRRFPNARVICADAARLGAHDLPEGVLFGCAISGLPLLNMSPKTVIAILTGVSSRLREDGAFYQFTYGVRCPVPHRLLDRFGFKATLHGQVLRNFPPARVYKIVRRRPLHYPAVVV, from the coding sequence ATGGTGGGAGCAATAGCTCCTTCCGGTACGATGTTGGCCAATCTGATTACAAGCGAAGTCGATCCCTCGGCCGGGCCTGTTCTGGAGCTTGGCCCCGGAACGGGAGTGTTCACACAAGCCTTGCTTGCGCGCGGCATATGCGAGCGCGACATCACACTGATTGAATCCGCTCATGGCTTTGCCAGCCTGCTCCGACGGCGGTTTCCCAATGCTCGAGTCATCTGTGCCGATGCTGCACGACTTGGGGCTCATGACTTGCCGGAAGGCGTGCTGTTCGGCTGTGCGATCAGCGGGCTACCGTTGCTGAACATGTCGCCGAAGACAGTAATTGCCATTCTGACCGGGGTCTCGTCGCGGCTGCGTGAAGACGGTGCGTTCTATCAGTTCACCTACGGCGTTCGCTGTCCCGTACCGCATCGGCTGCTCGATCGGTTCGGCTTCAAGGCAACGCTGCATGGCCAGGTGCTGCGCAACTTCCCGCCTGCCAGGGTCTATAAGATCGTCCGGCGCAGGCCGCTTCATTATCCGGCCGTTGTCGTATGA
- a CDS encoding DedA family protein, translating to MDTLSDLAASGLLGLAFCSAIEKLVPVIPSAGMFLMLGVLGVAHPADLPAVIAITAAGSTAGSLFWYGMGRWLGPTRGDVFVQRMTRRLDIKEEWYPRLKRNYRGNLIRVVFFGQLVPVVRAYMAFPAGVLAMPAPGFVIATFCGALFWNTPFLVSGYLLRSQIFAPDTAAPAAVVAIVLVNLLLFALFRLGRPSRNAA from the coding sequence TTGGATACTCTGTCCGATCTGGCGGCGTCGGGATTGCTTGGCCTTGCATTTTGTTCTGCGATCGAGAAGCTCGTCCCTGTCATACCGTCCGCCGGCATGTTCCTGATGTTGGGTGTGCTGGGTGTCGCTCATCCAGCTGATCTGCCCGCGGTGATCGCCATTACGGCGGCAGGTTCGACGGCAGGCTCGTTGTTCTGGTATGGAATGGGCCGATGGCTGGGGCCTACACGTGGCGACGTCTTCGTACAGAGGATGACCAGGCGTCTGGATATCAAGGAAGAATGGTATCCGCGGCTCAAGCGCAATTATCGTGGTAATCTGATACGGGTCGTGTTCTTCGGCCAGCTTGTGCCTGTCGTCAGGGCCTATATGGCATTTCCAGCTGGTGTGCTTGCCATGCCGGCGCCAGGCTTCGTCATCGCAACATTCTGCGGCGCATTATTTTGGAATACACCGTTTCTGGTATCGGGCTACTTGCTGCGGAGTCAGATATTTGCGCCAGACACAGCAGCACCTGCTGCCGTCGTGGCAATCGTTTTGGTTAATCTTTTGCTGTTTGCCCTGTTCCGACTTGGCCGGCCAAGCCGCAACGCGGCTTAG
- a CDS encoding class I SAM-dependent methyltransferase, producing the protein MKQFQTALDGFSLVTSQSISEHTRSSGNNLATDQIKEGEAELALILSLTQQAFEANASVPATMKALTERLQALKSKTTPLTWTHLASVAQGHPVSSFLLQDPLTRWSFEKPRGYSGDAYLLDFIYEHPAVAAQVAEASALGAEVYDFTRRAASAVAVRERREILAAHVDAVAETTDGAEILAIAAGHLREAELSQALQSGKLKRWVALDQDPVSVGTVSSAFHGSCIEAINGSVRTILGRAQKLGTFDFIYAAGLYDYLAESVAVRLTERCLQMLKPGGKFLLANFAKDIGVEGYMETFMNWPLIWRTDEDVQSIIDKVKHPIADISVTRGENGGVIYAVLTV; encoded by the coding sequence TTGAAACAATTTCAAACCGCTCTTGATGGCTTCAGCCTCGTTACCTCCCAGTCCATCTCGGAACATACGAGATCGTCCGGTAACAACCTTGCAACCGACCAAATTAAGGAGGGCGAAGCCGAACTCGCCCTCATTCTTTCCCTGACGCAGCAAGCATTCGAAGCAAACGCATCCGTTCCAGCCACGATGAAGGCCTTGACCGAACGTCTGCAGGCACTGAAAAGCAAGACGACACCCCTGACCTGGACCCATTTGGCCTCGGTTGCGCAGGGTCATCCCGTTTCGTCCTTCCTGCTGCAAGACCCTCTGACACGATGGTCCTTTGAAAAGCCGCGCGGCTATAGCGGGGATGCCTATCTGCTGGATTTCATTTACGAACATCCGGCCGTTGCCGCACAGGTGGCGGAGGCTTCGGCGCTGGGCGCTGAGGTTTACGATTTCACCCGGCGCGCAGCATCCGCCGTTGCCGTGCGCGAAAGGCGCGAGATCCTGGCCGCGCATGTCGATGCGGTGGCGGAGACGACGGATGGCGCCGAGATCCTGGCGATCGCAGCCGGCCATCTTCGCGAAGCGGAGCTCTCCCAAGCTCTGCAGAGCGGCAAGCTCAAGCGCTGGGTCGCACTTGACCAGGATCCGGTCAGCGTCGGAACGGTGAGCTCGGCCTTCCATGGCAGCTGTATCGAAGCGATCAACGGCTCCGTCCGCACCATTTTGGGGCGTGCACAGAAGCTCGGTACGTTCGACTTCATCTATGCAGCCGGCCTTTACGACTATCTGGCCGAAAGCGTAGCCGTGCGACTGACGGAGCGCTGCCTGCAGATGCTGAAGCCCGGCGGCAAGTTCCTGCTCGCAAACTTCGCCAAGGATATCGGTGTCGAAGGTTATATGGAAACCTTCATGAACTGGCCGCTGATCTGGCGAACGGACGAGGATGTCCAGTCGATCATCGACAAGGTCAAGCATCCGATCGCCGACATTTCCGTTACGCGTGGCGAGAATGGCGGCGTCATATATGCCGTTCTGACCGTATAG
- a CDS encoding GGDEF domain-containing protein yields MTNRPDELRALYKAYSNDARRALARSGLWLAVPVYVLFLITDLVFIPDVSHVTIPARFLIGGFSLLILEMQFSRQRRAGELEATCAAAVVLGYVVWLLPALQTANAEAFSYYAAFGAIFMMGVNLFFSLEFGLALVSSGLIFAFFLLSLTEFHYSAAYCLAFTTFYLCCFVFTSYVNWKLNKERFNVFLNAREAELQQRQATERGEALLRLSITDSLTGMENRRAADIRLKQFWDRWREKDAPFAILLVDVDFFKKYNDYYGHQEGDHCLVTVANALSNIVAPLGATVGRYGGEEFIVILDLESSSDALALAEAICQGIEALDIVHAQRLDGFRHVTVSVGATITRDVAGTKLENVINEADRALYSAKASGRNCARIFDPNELPGGDASENIAAILKIAIQQNLVSLVYQPIQYLQTGEIGAYEALMRLQLLDGSNASPAVFIPIAERTGAIMELGYWAIRRACCDLLTRDIVDTVSINVSPIQLRAPGFAAQVAAILAETGVSGHRVAFEITEGVDMEIRPDVLDSIQDLKKLGIKFWLDDFGTGFAGLSWLRLMEFETVKIDKSFLHDAASNDGAKILLEDIIGLVRNRGHRILVEGVEDEEQLNLVKSFGIDAVQGYHIGRPAPALKHPITMMHTGRRRLQASA; encoded by the coding sequence ATGACTAACCGCCCCGATGAGCTGCGTGCGCTCTACAAAGCCTATAGCAACGACGCGCGGCGTGCCTTGGCTCGCAGCGGTCTGTGGCTTGCTGTGCCCGTTTATGTGCTCTTCCTGATCACGGATCTGGTCTTCATTCCCGACGTCTCGCATGTGACGATCCCTGCGCGGTTTCTGATCGGTGGCTTTTCGCTTCTGATCCTGGAAATGCAGTTTTCGCGGCAGCGTCGTGCCGGCGAGCTTGAGGCGACATGTGCTGCGGCTGTGGTTCTCGGATATGTCGTGTGGCTGCTGCCGGCATTGCAGACGGCCAATGCCGAGGCATTCTCTTATTATGCCGCCTTCGGCGCCATCTTCATGATGGGTGTTAACCTTTTCTTCAGTCTTGAATTCGGCTTGGCATTGGTCTCGTCCGGGCTGATCTTTGCGTTTTTCCTGCTGTCGCTTACGGAATTTCACTACAGTGCCGCCTATTGCCTGGCCTTCACGACCTTCTATCTCTGCTGCTTCGTGTTCACTTCCTATGTGAACTGGAAATTGAACAAGGAACGTTTCAACGTCTTTCTCAATGCACGGGAAGCAGAATTGCAGCAGCGCCAGGCGACCGAACGCGGCGAGGCGCTCCTGCGGCTTTCCATTACCGATTCCCTGACCGGAATGGAAAATAGAAGAGCTGCCGATATAAGGCTGAAACAGTTTTGGGATCGCTGGCGCGAGAAGGACGCCCCGTTCGCCATCCTTCTGGTCGATGTCGACTTCTTTAAGAAGTATAATGACTATTACGGCCATCAGGAGGGCGATCATTGTCTTGTGACGGTTGCCAATGCCCTGTCGAATATCGTCGCTCCCCTGGGGGCGACGGTGGGACGTTATGGCGGCGAGGAATTCATCGTCATTCTCGATCTGGAGAGCAGCTCGGATGCGCTGGCGCTGGCAGAGGCGATTTGTCAGGGGATCGAAGCTCTTGATATCGTCCATGCGCAGCGTCTGGATGGTTTCCGGCATGTCACGGTGAGCGTCGGAGCGACCATTACGAGAGACGTCGCTGGTACGAAGCTCGAGAATGTGATCAACGAAGCCGACCGTGCTCTCTATTCCGCAAAGGCGAGCGGCCGCAATTGCGCAAGGATATTCGACCCGAACGAACTGCCCGGCGGCGATGCAAGCGAGAATATCGCAGCCATTCTGAAGATCGCTATTCAGCAGAACCTCGTCTCGCTGGTCTATCAGCCGATCCAATATCTTCAGACCGGAGAGATCGGCGCCTATGAAGCGCTGATGCGCCTGCAGTTGCTCGACGGGTCGAATGCTTCTCCGGCAGTCTTTATCCCGATAGCGGAGCGCACCGGCGCCATCATGGAGCTCGGCTACTGGGCGATCAGAAGGGCCTGCTGTGACTTGCTGACCCGCGACATTGTCGACACGGTCAGCATCAATGTCTCCCCGATCCAGCTGCGGGCTCCAGGTTTTGCCGCGCAGGTGGCGGCCATTCTGGCGGAGACGGGCGTTTCGGGTCACCGGGTGGCGTTCGAGATCACCGAAGGCGTTGATATGGAGATACGCCCCGATGTCCTCGACAGCATTCAGGATCTGAAGAAGCTCGGCATCAAATTCTGGCTGGATGATTTCGGCACGGGTTTTGCCGGACTATCATGGCTTCGCCTGATGGAGTTCGAAACCGTCAAGATCGACAAATCCTTCCTGCATGATGCGGCAAGCAACGACGGCGCGAAGATCCTTCTCGAGGACATCATCGGTCTGGTGCGCAATCGCGGTCATCGCATCCTGGTCGAGGGAGTGGAGGATGAAGAGCAGCTCAATCTTGTCAAATCCTTTGGCATCGATGCGGTTCAGGGATACCATATCGGTCGTCCGGCACCAGCGCTCAAGCATCCGATTACAATGATGCATACAGGACGCCGCCGTCTGCAGGCATCGGCCTGA
- a CDS encoding ester cyclase, giving the protein MASVDLSETYRGYVACLNKQDWSSLGKFVHEDVHYNGDYVGLSGYRQMLEGDFRAIPDLHFEITLLICEPPRVASRLQFDCTPTGMLFGMAVNGRRVQFAENVFYEFLDGRIRNVWSVIDKAAIAAQL; this is encoded by the coding sequence ATGGCAAGCGTCGACCTGTCCGAGACTTACCGAGGCTATGTTGCCTGTCTGAACAAGCAGGATTGGTCGAGCCTGGGCAAATTCGTCCATGAAGACGTGCATTATAATGGCGATTATGTCGGCCTATCAGGCTATCGGCAAATGCTCGAAGGCGATTTTCGCGCCATTCCCGATCTTCATTTCGAGATCACTCTGCTGATCTGCGAGCCGCCACGTGTCGCAAGCCGCCTGCAATTTGATTGTACACCGACGGGAATGCTGTTTGGTATGGCGGTGAACGGCAGAAGGGTGCAGTTTGCCGAGAATGTCTTTTATGAGTTTCTGGATGGGCGAATCCGGAACGTCTGGTCTGTCATCGACAAAGCTGCGATCGCGGCCCAGCTATAG
- a CDS encoding MFS transporter, protein MSDLALSRDHEEADTREGWKVVAATHVLTAVTFGAAYSFSATLPGLAAEFSASRGEIALVFSISAFLFYSLGAITGPLADRWSPRGLVLLGLAAMILGYIGASRAGSLVSLYIWYGFGVGLGIGLSYVPALGAVQSWFIRKRSRASGIATAGIGLGTLILPFAIGHALPSIGWRGCFVALACLFAGFGLPAAMVVRKRRDNTNPSSNRASNPANSLAVWRDSRFYLFYVVLILSSFCTFIPYVHIVAAAQDMGLSIQDGTTLVGLIGVGNIIGRFFLASLGDRFGRRQLLAVLTFAVAGSFALWASATDMIQLALFALTFGMSYGGCVGLYPAVAADLFGTRHIGAVIGYLYTAVGIAALIGPTAAGFIFDHTGSYFGPVVASGITAFIAGFIALRLERN, encoded by the coding sequence ATGTCCGATCTTGCCCTTTCGCGTGACCATGAAGAAGCCGATACGCGGGAGGGATGGAAGGTCGTTGCCGCCACCCATGTGCTGACGGCCGTGACATTCGGAGCCGCCTACTCCTTCTCCGCCACCTTGCCGGGGCTTGCCGCGGAGTTTAGCGCCTCTCGCGGCGAGATCGCCCTCGTCTTCTCCATTTCCGCATTCCTCTTCTACTCCCTGGGCGCGATTACCGGGCCACTCGCCGACAGATGGTCGCCGCGCGGTCTGGTTCTTCTGGGGCTTGCCGCCATGATCCTCGGCTATATCGGCGCCAGTCGCGCCGGATCCCTTGTGTCGCTCTACATCTGGTATGGCTTCGGCGTTGGCCTTGGGATCGGCCTCTCTTACGTTCCAGCCCTTGGCGCCGTGCAATCCTGGTTTATCCGCAAACGAAGCCGGGCATCGGGCATTGCGACGGCCGGAATTGGCCTCGGCACCCTGATCCTGCCTTTTGCCATCGGCCATGCTCTTCCATCAATCGGCTGGCGGGGCTGCTTCGTCGCGCTGGCATGCCTCTTTGCCGGGTTCGGACTGCCGGCTGCAATGGTCGTCCGCAAAAGGCGTGACAATACGAACCCGTCCTCGAACCGAGCGAGCAACCCTGCAAATTCGCTCGCTGTATGGCGAGACAGCCGGTTCTACCTTTTCTATGTCGTGCTTATCCTGTCGTCGTTCTGCACCTTCATCCCGTACGTCCATATTGTTGCGGCCGCTCAGGACATGGGCCTTTCCATTCAGGATGGAACGACCCTTGTCGGCCTTATCGGTGTCGGCAACATCATCGGTCGCTTTTTCCTCGCCAGCCTGGGCGATCGCTTCGGGCGTCGCCAGCTGCTGGCCGTGCTGACATTTGCTGTTGCCGGATCCTTTGCATTATGGGCATCGGCAACCGACATGATCCAGCTGGCATTGTTCGCATTGACGTTCGGCATGAGTTATGGCGGCTGTGTAGGCCTTTATCCCGCTGTTGCAGCCGATCTGTTCGGCACGCGTCATATCGGCGCCGTCATCGGATATCTCTATACCGCCGTCGGGATCGCGGCCTTGATCGGCCCAACGGCCGCAGGTTTCATCTTCGATCATACCGGGAGCTACTTCGGCCCCGTCGTCGCAAGCGGCATTACCGCCTTCATCGCGGGCTTCATCGCTCTTCGTCTCGAGCGCAATTAG
- a CDS encoding cation:proton antiporter gives MPSRPNFLKSFPSSAFIILIAATLSLSIAQTAFAAEGQKAGHPSEGLFLVQIILLVVSGRLLGELMVRIGQPSIMGQIIAGIILGPSLLGLIFPGVQASIFPSNEAQKSMADAIGQLGILFLLLLAGMETDLGLAKRLRKSAAGVSLTGIVIPFAAGFALGELIPDALLPDPEKRLVTSLFLGTALSISSVKIVASVVREMDFMRRNIGQLIVASAIIDDTVGWVIIAITFGLAEKGTVDLTTLATSVIGTLAFMAVSFTVGRRIVFEIIRWTNDNFRSDLPVLSAIIAIMGGMAIITNVIGVHTVLGAFVAGILVGESPILTRQIDVQLRGLTTALFMPVFFGLTGLQTDLTVLADPSILLLTAAVVVIASIGKFGGAFAAARFGGYSASEALALGCGMNARGSTEVIVATIGLSVGVLDEKLFSVIVAMAVITTMAMPPTLRWALARLPLREEERDRLEREQFESESFLGNFERILLAIDGSQSSRLATWIAAFFTVTRKMPVTVLDTREADETADAPDATRTALPASQAKTIAEDLRQCATDLLASAPPEQDMASEGDIHVTVREKSDKLETVLEDVSGTGHDLLLAGIEPSMGEDGRFSPSLQVMTSAFQGTPTIITARGSLPEHPRDLRILLPVSGTERSIRAAEFGIAIAKAANAHCALLLIIEPRQASAIPRISDRGNDHRDILNKVGAIADYYGVQVEKVVQQGPSPELSILRHARGGGYNLIVLGVSKRASGSLSYGSVADTLLQTADRSCIFIETDLASSSQAIRE, from the coding sequence ATGCCGTCACGTCCGAATTTTCTGAAATCATTTCCGTCAAGCGCCTTCATCATTCTCATTGCCGCAACCCTGTCGCTGTCGATCGCACAAACTGCCTTCGCGGCAGAGGGACAGAAGGCCGGTCACCCTTCGGAAGGGCTATTTCTGGTCCAGATCATCCTTCTGGTGGTTTCGGGCCGGTTGCTTGGCGAATTGATGGTACGCATCGGCCAGCCATCGATCATGGGCCAGATCATCGCCGGCATCATTCTCGGTCCTTCGCTTCTGGGCCTGATCTTCCCCGGCGTGCAGGCAAGCATTTTCCCGTCGAATGAAGCGCAGAAGAGCATGGCTGATGCGATCGGTCAGCTCGGTATCCTCTTTCTCCTGCTGCTCGCGGGTATGGAAACCGATCTCGGCCTTGCAAAACGCCTGCGCAAATCGGCGGCCGGCGTCTCGCTGACCGGCATCGTCATTCCCTTTGCCGCCGGCTTCGCGCTCGGCGAGCTTATTCCGGACGCGCTGCTTCCCGATCCCGAAAAGCGGCTGGTCACATCTCTCTTTCTTGGTACCGCGCTTTCCATCTCTTCGGTGAAGATCGTCGCCTCCGTCGTCCGCGAGATGGACTTCATGCGCCGGAACATCGGCCAGCTGATCGTCGCTTCCGCCATCATCGACGATACGGTCGGATGGGTCATCATCGCCATAACCTTCGGACTTGCGGAAAAAGGGACCGTCGATCTCACGACGCTGGCAACCAGCGTGATCGGCACGCTGGCCTTCATGGCGGTTAGCTTCACGGTGGGGCGGCGGATCGTCTTTGAGATCATTCGCTGGACCAACGACAATTTCCGCAGCGACCTGCCAGTGCTCAGCGCCATCATTGCGATCATGGGCGGCATGGCCATCATCACCAACGTGATCGGCGTCCATACCGTGCTCGGCGCCTTCGTCGCCGGCATTCTCGTTGGAGAGTCTCCGATCCTCACCCGACAAATCGACGTGCAGCTCCGCGGCTTGACGACGGCGCTGTTCATGCCGGTCTTCTTCGGGCTGACCGGCCTGCAGACCGACCTTACCGTGCTTGCCGATCCCTCCATCCTGCTGCTGACGGCTGCCGTCGTCGTCATAGCCAGCATCGGCAAGTTCGGAGGCGCTTTTGCCGCCGCCAGGTTTGGCGGCTATTCGGCATCCGAGGCCCTGGCGCTCGGTTGCGGCATGAACGCCAGGGGATCGACGGAAGTGATCGTCGCGACCATAGGCCTATCCGTCGGCGTGCTGGACGAAAAACTCTTCTCCGTCATCGTCGCCATGGCCGTCATCACCACGATGGCGATGCCGCCGACGCTTCGCTGGGCACTCGCACGCCTGCCGCTGCGCGAAGAGGAGCGCGATCGTCTGGAGCGCGAACAATTCGAAAGCGAGAGCTTTCTCGGAAATTTCGAACGCATCCTGCTGGCCATCGACGGCTCGCAAAGCAGCCGTCTTGCAACCTGGATCGCCGCCTTCTTTACCGTGACGCGCAAGATGCCGGTCACAGTGCTGGATACACGGGAGGCCGATGAGACCGCAGACGCGCCCGATGCTACGAGAACCGCGCTACCAGCTTCGCAAGCCAAAACTATTGCCGAAGACCTGCGCCAATGCGCAACCGACCTGCTTGCGTCGGCCCCGCCTGAACAGGACATGGCCAGCGAAGGCGATATCCATGTCACAGTCCGAGAAAAGAGCGACAAGCTCGAAACTGTGCTCGAAGACGTCTCCGGCACCGGCCACGATCTTCTCCTGGCAGGCATAGAACCCTCCATGGGAGAAGATGGCCGCTTCAGCCCGTCGCTGCAGGTCATGACATCGGCATTCCAGGGAACTCCCACGATCATAACGGCACGCGGTTCGCTTCCGGAGCATCCCAGGGATCTGCGGATCCTACTTCCCGTCAGTGGCACGGAGCGTTCCATCCGCGCCGCCGAATTCGGGATTGCAATCGCCAAGGCGGCAAATGCCCACTGCGCGCTTTTGTTGATCATAGAGCCGCGTCAGGCCAGCGCCATCCCGCGCATCAGCGATCGCGGCAACGACCATCGGGATATTCTGAACAAGGTCGGCGCCATTGCAGATTATTATGGCGTGCAAGTCGAAAAAGTCGTGCAGCAGGGACCGTCCCCTGAACTCTCGATCCTGCGGCATGCGCGCGGCGGCGGATATAATCTGATCGTGCTTGGCGTGAGCAAGAGAGCCAGTGGCAGCCTGTCTTACGGCAGCGTGGCCGACACGCTGCTGCAGACGGCTGACAGATCCTGCATTTTCATCGAAACCGACCTCGCCTCCTCTTCGCAGGCAATTCGTGAATAG